A region of Actinobacillus porcitonsillarum DNA encodes the following proteins:
- a CDS encoding mannose/fructose/sorbose PTS transporter subunit IIA: protein MVNLIVATHGKFSEELVNSAKMVYGEVDNLHVVTFLPGEGQDNLVEKYEAIIAGFETDTPVLFLVDLFGGSPYNAAARVVAKRPQDDIVTGVNLPMLLEVMDASADEDNASDLAAIAKEVGNLSVKTFHAKEEEAPKVAPAKAEEEEAPAEDLSKYDPNGRMNVSLLRIDDRLIHGQVATSWAKAVKCEAIFAVNDDVANDELRRELLLQIVPPGLKGYVIPVEKAIKVYHNPKYVGKNILWLVTKPADALRLLEAGVKFDKINVGGMTYKDGNQMLSDAVTVSKADVEAFKALLDKGIELTMQKVATNPKVEVTKAKLDALKF from the coding sequence ATGGTGAATTTGATCGTTGCCACTCACGGAAAATTTTCTGAAGAGCTGGTTAATTCGGCAAAGATGGTCTATGGCGAGGTAGATAACCTTCATGTCGTAACCTTCTTACCCGGTGAAGGACAAGATAATCTGGTTGAGAAGTATGAAGCTATTATTGCCGGCTTTGAAACTGACACGCCGGTACTATTCTTAGTCGATTTATTTGGAGGCAGTCCATACAACGCTGCTGCACGTGTTGTGGCTAAACGCCCTCAAGATGACATTGTAACAGGTGTAAACTTGCCAATGTTATTAGAAGTGATGGATGCATCAGCAGATGAAGATAACGCTTCTGATTTAGCCGCCATTGCGAAAGAAGTGGGTAACTTAAGTGTAAAAACTTTCCATGCAAAAGAGGAAGAAGCACCTAAAGTTGCACCAGCTAAAGCAGAAGAGGAAGAAGCACCAGCAGAAGATTTATCAAAATATGATCCAAATGGTCGCATGAATGTTTCCTTGTTACGTATTGACGATCGTTTAATCCATGGTCAAGTTGCAACCTCATGGGCAAAAGCGGTGAAATGTGAAGCAATTTTTGCAGTAAACGATGATGTGGCAAATGATGAGCTACGCCGTGAATTACTTCTCCAAATTGTCCCACCAGGTCTAAAAGGCTATGTAATTCCTGTTGAAAAGGCGATTAAGGTTTATCACAACCCGAAATATGTGGGTAAAAATATTTTATGGCTGGTAACCAAACCTGCCGATGCACTCCGCTTGTTAGAAGCTGGCGTTAAATTCGACAAAATTAACGTAGGCGGTATGACATATAAAGACGGTAACCAAATGCTTTCAGATGCGGTAACGGTAAGTAAAGCTGATGTTGAAGCATTTAAAGCATTGCTTGATAAAGGCATTGAGCTAACCATGCAAAAAGTGGCAACTAACCCAAAAGTGGAAGTTACCAAAGCAAAATTAGATGCACTTAAATTCTAA
- the pdxH gene encoding pyridoxamine 5'-phosphate oxidase translates to MDLHNIREDYHQRTLSESQCDDNPLTQFQKWLAEAIEAKVNEPTAMNLATVQDNRPTSRMVLLKEVNEQGFIFFTNYQSRKGQAIAQNPYVALTFFWAEFERSVRIEGVIEKISAQASDEYFATRPYTSKIGAWASEQSQVLSSNTALVAKAALMAAKYPLNVPRPPYWGGYLVKPERIEFWQGRPSRLHDRICYRLENGNWLKEKLSP, encoded by the coding sequence ATGGACTTACACAATATTCGAGAAGATTATCATCAAAGAACTTTGTCAGAAAGCCAATGTGATGATAATCCCCTTACTCAATTTCAAAAATGGCTAGCCGAAGCAATTGAAGCAAAAGTAAATGAACCGACAGCGATGAACCTTGCTACAGTACAAGATAATCGCCCGACAAGTCGTATGGTGCTATTGAAAGAAGTCAATGAACAAGGCTTTATCTTTTTTACCAATTACCAAAGCCGTAAAGGGCAAGCAATAGCACAAAATCCTTATGTCGCCTTAACTTTCTTTTGGGCTGAGTTTGAACGCTCCGTCAGAATTGAAGGGGTAATCGAAAAAATTTCTGCACAAGCCTCCGATGAATATTTTGCCACTCGACCTTACACCAGCAAGATCGGGGCGTGGGCAAGCGAACAAAGCCAAGTATTAAGTAGTAATACCGCATTAGTTGCTAAAGCTGCGCTGATGGCGGCGAAGTATCCACTTAACGTACCAAGACCACCATATTGGGGAGGCTATCTTGTTAAACCTGAGCGCATTGAATTTTGGCAAGGCAGACCAAGTCGTTTACACGACAGGATTTGCTATCGGTTAGAAAATGGAAACTGGTTGAAAGAAAAACTTTCCCCTTAG
- the hfq gene encoding RNA chaperone Hfq: MAKGQSLQDPYLNALRRERIPVSIYLVNGIKLQGQIESFDQFVILLKNTVSQMVYKHAISTVVPARAISHSNHNGNGHQQAAQQSDVVAEKVAE; the protein is encoded by the coding sequence ATGGCAAAAGGTCAATCTTTACAAGACCCATATTTAAATGCACTCCGCCGTGAGCGTATTCCTGTTTCGATCTATTTAGTAAATGGGATTAAATTACAAGGTCAAATCGAGTCATTCGACCAATTTGTGATTTTATTAAAAAACACAGTGAGTCAGATGGTTTATAAACATGCAATTTCAACGGTTGTGCCTGCACGTGCGATTTCTCATTCTAACCATAATGGTAATGGACATCAGCAAGCAGCTCAACAATCAGATGTTGTTGCAGAAAAAGTAGCGGAATAA
- the srmB gene encoding ATP-dependent RNA helicase SrmB: protein MTTENPILTFEELDLSPQLLKALHKKGYKRPISVQAQTIPYALDGRDLLGSAPTGTGKTAAFLLPAIQHLLDYPRRKPGAPRILILTPTRELAMQVAEQAEELAEFTNLSIATITGGVAYQNHGEVFNKNQDIVVATPGRLMQYIKEENFDCRAVEILIFDEADRMLQMGFGQDAEKIAAETRWRKHTWLFSATLEGELLVDFAERLLNDPVQIEAEPSRRERKKIQQWYYHADNLDHKTKLLARLINDFEMEKVIVFVRRREAVRELSDTLRKRGLRSTYLEGDMAQTQRNQAINRLKESVVNVLVSTDVAARGIDIDDVDFVINFDLPYSADTYLHRIGRTARAGKKGSAISLVEAHDYKLLGKIKRYTEEPLKPRIIEGLEPRTKAPKDGELNSKTKKEKARIKQRKEAKKEAAKAKTKVRHKDTKNIGKRRKPTGQADN from the coding sequence ATGACAACCGAAAACCCAATTTTAACCTTTGAAGAATTAGATTTATCTCCTCAACTTCTCAAAGCACTTCATAAAAAAGGCTATAAACGCCCGATTTCTGTTCAAGCACAAACTATTCCTTATGCCTTAGATGGCAGAGATTTGCTAGGCTCTGCGCCTACCGGAACAGGGAAAACCGCCGCTTTTTTATTGCCGGCAATTCAACATTTATTAGATTACCCTCGCCGTAAACCGGGTGCACCTCGCATTTTAATTTTAACGCCGACCCGTGAATTGGCAATGCAAGTGGCTGAACAGGCAGAAGAGCTGGCGGAATTTACCAATTTAAGCATTGCAACCATTACTGGTGGTGTGGCATATCAAAATCACGGCGAAGTGTTTAATAAAAATCAGGATATCGTTGTTGCAACCCCAGGGCGTTTAATGCAATACATCAAAGAAGAAAATTTTGACTGCCGTGCCGTTGAAATTCTGATTTTTGATGAAGCAGACCGTATGTTACAAATGGGATTTGGGCAAGATGCCGAGAAAATTGCCGCTGAAACACGTTGGCGTAAACATACGTGGTTATTTTCTGCCACCCTTGAAGGCGAGTTACTTGTTGATTTTGCTGAGCGTCTTTTAAACGATCCGGTGCAAATTGAAGCTGAGCCAAGCCGCCGTGAACGTAAAAAAATCCAACAATGGTATTACCATGCAGATAACCTCGATCACAAAACGAAGTTACTCGCCCGTTTGATCAATGATTTTGAAATGGAAAAAGTGATCGTCTTCGTTCGCCGCCGAGAAGCCGTACGAGAGCTAAGCGATACGCTACGCAAACGTGGTTTACGTTCAACTTATCTTGAAGGCGATATGGCACAAACACAACGTAATCAGGCAATTAATCGCTTGAAAGAGAGTGTCGTTAATGTACTCGTTTCAACAGATGTTGCTGCACGTGGTATTGATATTGATGATGTCGATTTTGTGATCAACTTTGATCTACCTTATAGCGCAGATACTTACCTTCATCGTATCGGCCGAACCGCTCGGGCAGGTAAGAAAGGCTCTGCAATTTCTTTAGTGGAAGCGCACGATTATAAATTATTAGGAAAAATTAAACGCTATACGGAAGAACCGTTAAAACCTCGCATCATTGAGGGGTTAGAGCCTAGAACCAAAGCGCCGAAAGATGGCGAGCTGAACAGTAAAACCAAAAAAGAGAAAGCTCGTATTAAGCAACGTAAAGAGGCGAAAAAAGAAGCCGCAAAAGCTAAAACGAAAGTTCGCCATAAAGACACGAAGAATATTGGTAAACGACGTAAGCCAACAGGGCAGGCAGATAATTAG
- the hflX gene encoding ribosome rescue GTPase HflX, translating into MTTQTSIPVLQPSDDESQPLGFVFSENKNVIEHSHDQDRAILVHLFFSSHKDVENLAEFKTLAESAGVEILSTLTTTRSAPHIKYFVGQGKADEIKQAVEALNATVVLVNHELSPSQTRNLQSLCQCRVVDRTGLILDIFAQRARSHEGKLQVELAQLKHLSTRLVRRLGNQDQQKGGAVGLRGPGETQLETDRRLIKVRIQQLQNRLAKVSKQREQNRKTRQKADIPTVSLVGYTNAGKSTLFNAITQAGVYAADQLFATLDPTLRKMQIQDVGTTILADTVGFIRFLPHDLVSAFKATLQETIEASLLLHVIDVSDERKNENITAVNQVLDEIGALDIPSILVFNKVDRLEGIAPFIERDEEGRVTAVYLSAHTGEGIELLYEAIRERLRNEMIVETVLLPPTAGAIYTLFKQQNCLKPEQFNEFGDRIVHIEVDKIQWHKWLKQYPELTEYIAFAKWYLEA; encoded by the coding sequence ATGACTACGCAAACTTCCATTCCAGTATTACAGCCAAGTGATGACGAAAGTCAGCCGCTTGGCTTTGTGTTTTCTGAAAATAAGAATGTAATTGAACATTCTCACGATCAAGATCGTGCTATTTTAGTTCACTTATTCTTCTCTTCACATAAAGATGTTGAAAATTTAGCGGAATTTAAAACATTGGCGGAATCAGCCGGTGTTGAAATTCTCTCAACCCTTACCACAACACGCTCTGCACCGCACATTAAATATTTTGTCGGGCAAGGCAAAGCTGACGAAATCAAACAAGCGGTTGAAGCTTTAAACGCAACGGTGGTTTTGGTTAATCACGAACTTAGCCCTTCCCAAACCCGAAATTTACAATCTCTTTGCCAATGCCGAGTGGTAGATAGAACTGGGTTGATTTTAGATATTTTTGCTCAACGGGCGAGAAGCCACGAAGGGAAGTTACAGGTTGAACTAGCCCAACTTAAACACCTTTCAACCCGTTTAGTACGCCGTTTAGGTAATCAAGATCAGCAAAAAGGTGGTGCAGTTGGGCTGCGTGGACCGGGCGAAACCCAATTGGAAACGGATCGCCGTTTGATTAAGGTACGCATTCAACAACTCCAAAACCGTTTGGCAAAAGTAAGCAAACAGCGTGAGCAAAATCGTAAAACACGCCAAAAAGCAGATATTCCAACCGTGTCTTTGGTGGGATATACCAATGCAGGAAAATCCACACTTTTTAATGCGATTACTCAAGCAGGCGTTTATGCCGCCGATCAACTGTTTGCAACCCTCGATCCAACATTACGGAAAATGCAGATCCAAGATGTTGGCACAACGATTTTAGCGGATACGGTTGGCTTTATTCGCTTCTTGCCGCACGATTTAGTTTCCGCTTTCAAAGCAACATTACAAGAAACCATAGAAGCGAGCTTGTTGTTGCACGTGATAGATGTTTCTGATGAGCGAAAAAACGAAAACATTACCGCCGTCAATCAAGTGCTTGATGAAATTGGTGCGTTAGACATTCCCAGCATCTTAGTTTTCAACAAAGTAGATCGCTTAGAAGGTATTGCTCCTTTTATCGAACGGGATGAAGAGGGGCGAGTAACAGCCGTTTACCTTTCTGCACACACGGGCGAGGGGATTGAGTTGTTGTATGAAGCAATCCGTGAGCGTTTACGCAATGAAATGATTGTTGAAACCGTACTTCTTCCGCCAACCGCCGGTGCGATTTACACCTTATTTAAACAGCAAAATTGCCTTAAACCGGAACAGTTTAATGAATTTGGCGACCGCATTGTGCATATTGAGGTTGATAAAATTCAGTGGCATAAATGGTTGAAGCAATATCCTGAACTCACAGAATATATTGCATTTGCGAAATGGTATTTAGAAGCTTAA
- the ychF gene encoding redox-regulated ATPase YchF, giving the protein MGFKCGIVGLPNVGKSTLFNALTKAGIEAANYPFCTIEPNTGVVPMPDPRLDALAEIVKPERVLPTTMEFVDIAGLVAGASKGEGLGNKFLANIRETDAIGHVVRCFENDDIVHVAGKISPLDDIEVINTELALADLDSCERAIQRLQKRAKGGDKDAKFELSIMEKILPTLEAGGMIRSVALDKDELHAIKGYNFLTLKPTMYIANVNEDGFENNPYLDQVREIAAKENAVVVPVCAAIEAEIAELDDDEKIEFLQDLGIEEPGLNRVIRAGYKLLNLQTYFTAGVKEVRAWTVSIGATAPKAAAVIHTDFERGFIRAEVIAYEDFIQFKGENGAKEAGKWRLEGKEYIVQDGDVMHFRFNV; this is encoded by the coding sequence ATGGGATTTAAGTGTGGTATCGTCGGTTTACCTAACGTAGGTAAATCAACTCTTTTTAATGCATTAACCAAAGCTGGTATCGAAGCGGCAAACTATCCGTTCTGTACCATTGAACCAAATACAGGCGTTGTGCCTATGCCAGACCCTCGTTTAGATGCGTTGGCGGAAATCGTGAAACCAGAACGTGTATTGCCAACCACGATGGAATTTGTGGATATTGCAGGCTTAGTGGCAGGGGCGAGTAAAGGCGAAGGTTTAGGTAATAAATTCTTAGCGAACATTCGTGAAACTGATGCGATTGGTCACGTGGTGCGCTGTTTTGAGAACGATGACATTGTGCACGTTGCTGGCAAAATCAGCCCGCTTGATGATATCGAAGTGATCAATACAGAATTAGCCTTAGCGGATTTAGATAGCTGTGAACGTGCTATTCAACGTTTACAAAAACGTGCTAAAGGTGGCGACAAAGACGCTAAATTTGAGCTGTCAATTATGGAAAAAATCCTACCGACCTTAGAAGCCGGCGGTATGATCCGCTCTGTTGCGTTGGATAAAGATGAACTGCACGCTATCAAGGGCTATAACTTCTTAACTTTAAAGCCAACAATGTACATTGCTAATGTGAATGAAGACGGCTTTGAAAACAACCCTTATTTAGACCAAGTGCGTGAAATTGCGGCAAAAGAGAATGCGGTGGTTGTGCCAGTTTGTGCGGCGATTGAAGCAGAAATTGCCGAACTTGACGATGATGAAAAAATCGAGTTTTTACAAGATTTAGGCATTGAAGAACCGGGCTTAAACCGTGTCATTCGAGCAGGTTATAAGTTGTTGAACTTACAAACTTACTTCACTGCTGGTGTGAAAGAAGTGCGTGCTTGGACGGTATCTATTGGCGCAACGGCACCAAAAGCGGCTGCGGTAATCCATACTGACTTTGAGCGTGGTTTTATCCGTGCGGAAGTCATTGCTTATGAAGATTTTATTCAATTCAAAGGTGAGAACGGTGCCAAAGAAGCAGGCAAATGGCGTT
- the yccS gene encoding YccS family putative transporter has product MRMQIKKLSAHWLTANVINTLPIFITTNIAAVAIWLLNISEHAMPLILGIIAGGLVDLDNSLSGRFKNLVITLIAFAVSSLGATLSLHFGWLFIPLAMFSTFVLVMLGAIGQRYSTIAFGTLVVSVYASLTYTPEIPWYHNMLMILAGASLYGVVGMLIHLLFPNRTVQENLAKSYEAISAYLLAKSAFFDPDDDDLVSKQKVLAQANSAVMQAFVQTRVSLFYRLQRDNRQTRTQKMLRYYFTAQDILERASSSHYRYQELFQQLHQSDLMFRFQRVLELQAQACRQIATALRYAERYQHSPRGEKTMQGLLNSLNYHQEQGLKNAYRWQSIAENLRNIERQLSQIEQDGMETQAVEIGNDFAKSYRLSYRLTAENVSGLRNMWQAIRNHCTLSSQLFRHAIRLSVVVGICGLLVPILQLDSKGYWILLTAIFVCQPNYTATKKRLIQRVVGTILGVFVGILLREYYLTAKLEAELGLIVLTATLYTFFRFRHYGYSTFYITLLVLISLDITGIGAEEGILPRIIDTLLGTSLAWFAVSFIFPDWKYLNIYTNLKNTLIASSVYLRHIIAQLQFGYNDQLPYRLARHEVHNNLSTLNSAISSMYSEPKKYKSLLEIAPNLLGMNYTLLGYISALGAYRMASPILNQQVDFSALFFSHAREVALLIEQMATGKRSMAKLTTELTSIDEDLAQFELSHQDKCDELSLILVQQLRLIVQLLPQLQELIKEKALDDVTKSQSKESI; this is encoded by the coding sequence ATGAGAATGCAAATTAAGAAATTATCTGCTCATTGGCTAACTGCTAATGTCATTAATACTTTACCCATTTTTATTACAACGAATATCGCCGCCGTTGCGATTTGGTTACTTAATATTTCTGAACATGCTATGCCATTAATTTTAGGAATTATTGCCGGTGGTTTAGTTGATTTAGACAATAGTTTATCGGGGCGTTTTAAGAATTTAGTCATTACCTTGATTGCTTTTGCAGTCTCATCATTAGGAGCAACCCTCTCTTTGCATTTTGGTTGGCTTTTTATACCGCTTGCAATGTTCAGTACCTTTGTTTTGGTTATGTTAGGCGCAATAGGGCAGCGGTATAGCACCATTGCATTTGGGACATTGGTGGTCTCGGTCTATGCTTCTTTAACTTATACACCAGAGATCCCTTGGTATCACAATATGCTGATGATTTTAGCCGGAGCTTCGCTTTACGGTGTCGTCGGTATGCTTATTCATTTACTCTTTCCAAATCGAACCGTTCAAGAGAATTTGGCTAAATCTTATGAGGCAATTAGTGCGTATTTATTAGCCAAATCCGCATTTTTTGATCCGGATGATGACGACTTAGTGAGCAAACAGAAAGTACTTGCACAAGCAAATAGTGCTGTGATGCAGGCATTTGTTCAAACCCGAGTTTCACTGTTTTATCGCCTACAACGTGATAACCGCCAAACTCGAACACAGAAGATGCTTCGTTATTATTTTACGGCGCAAGATATTTTGGAGCGTGCAAGTTCTAGCCATTATCGCTATCAAGAGCTATTTCAGCAGTTGCATCAAAGTGATCTGATGTTTCGTTTTCAGCGAGTGTTAGAATTGCAAGCACAGGCATGCCGACAAATCGCCACCGCCTTGCGTTATGCCGAGCGTTATCAACATAGTCCTCGTGGTGAGAAAACTATGCAGGGTTTATTGAACTCATTAAATTATCATCAAGAACAAGGCTTGAAAAATGCTTATCGTTGGCAATCTATTGCGGAAAATTTACGTAATATTGAACGGCAATTAAGCCAAATTGAACAAGATGGAATGGAAACACAAGCGGTAGAAATTGGTAATGATTTTGCGAAATCTTACCGCTTATCCTATCGCCTTACGGCTGAAAATGTGTCTGGCTTAAGAAATATGTGGCAAGCAATCCGTAATCACTGCACGTTGTCTTCCCAACTCTTTCGCCACGCTATTCGACTTTCGGTTGTGGTAGGCATTTGTGGGTTGTTAGTGCCAATACTTCAGTTAGATAGTAAAGGTTATTGGATTTTATTAACCGCGATTTTTGTTTGCCAGCCGAACTATACCGCAACCAAAAAACGTTTGATTCAGCGTGTTGTTGGGACGATTCTCGGTGTATTCGTTGGTATATTGCTGAGAGAATATTATCTTACCGCAAAATTAGAAGCTGAATTAGGATTGATTGTTTTAACGGCAACGCTTTATACCTTTTTCCGCTTTCGTCATTATGGCTATTCCACTTTTTATATTACATTGTTGGTGTTAATTAGCCTGGATATTACAGGTATTGGTGCAGAGGAAGGTATTTTACCTCGTATTATTGATACCTTATTAGGGACTTCATTAGCGTGGTTTGCTGTATCCTTTATTTTTCCGGATTGGAAGTATTTGAACATTTATACCAATCTCAAAAATACACTGATCGCAAGTAGCGTTTATTTACGTCATATTATTGCTCAATTACAATTTGGCTATAACGATCAACTGCCATATCGTTTGGCTCGACATGAGGTACATAACAATCTTTCAACACTCAATTCGGCAATTTCAAGTATGTATAGTGAACCGAAGAAATATAAATCGCTATTAGAGATTGCACCGAATTTATTGGGTATGAATTACACATTATTAGGATATATTTCTGCCTTGGGTGCTTATCGTATGGCAAGCCCAATATTAAATCAGCAAGTGGATTTTTCAGCACTCTTTTTCTCGCATGCTAGAGAAGTCGCACTGCTCATTGAGCAAATGGCAACAGGCAAACGTTCTATGGCAAAATTGACGACTGAACTCACGTCAATTGATGAAGATTTAGCGCAATTTGAACTTTCTCATCAAGATAAATGTGATGAGCTAAGTCTTATTCTTGTACAACAATTGCGTTTAATTGTACAGCTCTTACCTCAATTACAAGAGCTAATAAAAGAAAAAGCCTTAGATGACGTGACTAAGTCTCAATCTAAAGAGAGTATTTGA
- a CDS encoding DUF805 domain-containing protein, with amino-acid sequence MKWFIHAIKNIFIYQGRARRAEFGWFYLTTFLINLGFVLAIQLFGLGGFLTAGAYQSDTVTFLTSVSIMVLGGISFLFSIVTSLALLSVTARRLHDLGRSGWWQLVPYLILPIASILCLIPFIPDADNGYLTPSEQSTEMMAFFAVFIIATLIYLAFFGILFFKDGQRHANKYGEDPKAIPATANTSEITTQS; translated from the coding sequence ATGAAATGGTTTATCCATGCAATCAAAAATATTTTTATCTACCAAGGGCGAGCCAGACGAGCTGAGTTTGGTTGGTTTTATTTAACCACTTTTTTGATTAATCTTGGTTTTGTTTTAGCAATTCAATTATTTGGTCTAGGTGGATTTCTTACCGCTGGAGCATATCAATCTGATACGGTAACTTTTCTTACGAGTGTTTCAATTATGGTATTAGGAGGAATATCTTTTCTCTTTAGTATTGTGACATCTTTGGCACTTTTGAGTGTAACTGCTCGCCGTTTACATGATTTAGGGCGTTCGGGTTGGTGGCAATTAGTTCCTTATTTGATATTACCCATTGCCAGCATACTTTGTTTAATTCCATTTATTCCTGACGCTGATAATGGTTATTTGACACCGAGTGAGCAAAGTACAGAAATGATGGCGTTTTTTGCTGTTTTTATCATTGCGACTCTGATTTATTTGGCATTCTTTGGTATTCTCTTTTTTAAAGATGGGCAACGCCACGCTAATAAATATGGCGAAGATCCGAAAGCAATTCCAGCAACAGCAAATACTTCAGAGATAACAACGCAATCTTAA
- the rraA gene encoding ribonuclease E activity regulator RraA: MRIDTSALCDIYSDQVDVVEPIFSSFGGASSFCGKITTVKCFESNGLIADVLEEEGEGRVLLVDGGGAVRRALIDAELAQLAVDNGWEGIIVYGAVRQLDVLETLDIGIHALAPIPVGAEDTDIGEIDTPVNFGGVTFFPEDYIYADLTGIILSPERLDLNELED, from the coding sequence ATGCGTATCGATACCTCAGCACTTTGTGATATTTACTCAGATCAAGTTGATGTGGTAGAACCCATTTTTTCCAGCTTTGGTGGAGCGTCTTCTTTTTGTGGCAAAATTACCACAGTAAAATGTTTTGAAAGTAACGGCTTAATCGCAGACGTTTTAGAAGAAGAAGGGGAAGGTCGCGTATTATTAGTGGATGGCGGTGGTGCAGTTCGCCGTGCATTAATTGATGCTGAATTAGCACAACTTGCCGTAGATAATGGTTGGGAAGGGATTATTGTTTATGGTGCGGTTCGCCAATTAGATGTATTAGAAACATTAGATATTGGTATTCATGCGCTTGCGCCAATTCCTGTTGGTGCGGAAGATACCGATATTGGGGAAATTGATACACCGGTTAATTTTGGCGGTGTGACATTTTTCCCTGAAGACTATATCTATGCAGATTTGACGGGCATTATTTTATCGCCGGAACGCTTAGATCTAAACGAATTAGAAGATTAA
- a CDS encoding S8 family serine peptidase, translating to MKFKFVFSTFIFSMISACSSPTKSMASAENNAFSPRNLIIFYDTQIGVKPLYEAIQQYHAELIYDYQTLKGVAIRVPNNKTIEEATTYFEKVSGVLAVNPDQILSLD from the coding sequence ATGAAATTCAAATTTGTTTTTTCAACATTCATTTTTAGCATGATAAGTGCTTGCTCATCTCCAACAAAATCAATGGCTTCTGCTGAAAATAATGCATTTTCTCCCCGTAATCTCATTATTTTCTATGACACACAAATTGGAGTAAAACCATTATATGAAGCTATCCAACAATATCACGCAGAGCTTATTTATGATTACCAAACACTCAAAGGGGTTGCAATCCGAGTCCCAAATAATAAAACGATTGAAGAAGCCACAACTTATTTTGAAAAGGTAAGTGGCGTACTTGCCGTTAATCCAGATCAAATACTCTCTTTAGATTGA
- the pth gene encoding aminoacyl-tRNA hydrolase translates to MSQIKLIVGLANPGAKYEETRHNAGEWLVNELARMFNATLKDEAKYFGKVAKINTPQGEVRLLVPTTFMNLSGKAVGALANFYRIKPEEILVAHDELDLPPGVAKIKQGGGHGGHNGLKDIIAALGNSNNFYRVRIGIGHPGHKDLVASYVLGKPSPTDQPLINAAVDEASRCVELLFKEGIVKATNRLNAFKA, encoded by the coding sequence ATGTCGCAAATTAAATTGATTGTCGGGCTTGCCAACCCCGGCGCAAAATATGAAGAGACTCGCCATAACGCCGGCGAGTGGTTAGTGAATGAACTTGCTCGTATGTTTAATGCCACGTTAAAAGACGAGGCAAAATACTTTGGTAAAGTCGCCAAAATTAACACGCCACAAGGCGAAGTGCGTTTGCTTGTGCCAACCACTTTTATGAATTTAAGTGGTAAGGCTGTTGGTGCGTTAGCGAATTTTTACCGCATCAAACCTGAAGAGATTTTAGTCGCTCACGATGAATTGGATCTCCCCCCAGGTGTTGCCAAAATCAAGCAAGGTGGCGGACACGGTGGACACAACGGTTTAAAAGACATTATTGCAGCCCTTGGTAATAGCAATAATTTCTACCGTGTGCGTATCGGAATTGGTCACCCAGGGCATAAAGACTTAGTGGCAAGTTATGTGTTAGGTAAACCTTCGCCGACGGATCAGCCTTTAATTAACGCAGCAGTTGATGAAGCCAGCCGTTGTGTGGAACTGCTGTTCAAAGAAGGGATTGTTAAAGCGACTAATCGTTTGAATGCTTTTAAAGCGTAA